A region of Faecalibacterium taiwanense DNA encodes the following proteins:
- a CDS encoding ABC transporter ATP-binding protein, with amino-acid sequence MAQAKEVRGPGPRMGGPRPKVENPGKLLKRIMDEVFRHYLPHCILVLVCIVVSALANVQASLFLKTLMDDYIVPMTQQQDPDFAPLAAALLRVGIIYVIGILAAWLNARIMVNVTQGTLRNLRTQLFTHMESLPIKYFDQHPHGDIMSVYTNDVDTLRQMLSQSIPQLVSSAITIVSVFFSMCMLSWQLTIVTMLMVALMMFFSKKITQQSGKYFIQQQRDLGKLNGYIEEMMEGQKVVKVFTHEQKALDGFRQLNDQLKDSANKANSFANIMMPVNAQLGNISYAVCALAGAAMAVSGMGGTTLGTVVAFLSLNKGFNMPISQVSMQANSIIMALAGAERIFKMMDEESETDEGYVTLVNAKYDRDDNLVEATERTGIWAWKHPHHDGTTTYHKLEGSITFTDVDFGYVPEKTVLHDINLYGRPGQKIAFVGSTGAGKTTITNLINRFYDIQDGKIRYDGINIHKIKKADLRRSLGIVLQDTHLFTGTVMENIRYGRLEATDEECIAAARLANADGFIKRLPEGYNTMLTGDGANLSQGQRQLLAIARAAVADPPVLILDEATSSIDTRTEALVQRGMDGLMYGRTSFVIAHRLSTVRNADCIVVLEQGRIIERGSHDELIAKKGKYYQLYTGNLAEN; translated from the coding sequence ATGGCTCAGGCAAAAGAAGTTCGCGGCCCCGGCCCCCGCATGGGCGGCCCCCGGCCCAAAGTGGAAAACCCGGGCAAGCTGCTGAAGCGCATCATGGATGAGGTATTCCGGCACTATCTGCCCCATTGCATCCTTGTACTTGTCTGCATCGTGGTCAGCGCGCTGGCAAACGTTCAGGCCAGTCTGTTCTTAAAGACCCTGATGGACGATTACATCGTACCCATGACCCAGCAGCAGGACCCCGATTTTGCCCCGCTGGCAGCAGCTCTGCTGCGGGTAGGCATCATCTACGTCATTGGCATTCTGGCCGCATGGCTCAACGCCCGCATCATGGTCAACGTGACGCAGGGCACCCTGCGCAACCTGCGCACCCAGCTGTTCACCCACATGGAGAGCCTGCCCATCAAGTATTTTGACCAGCATCCCCACGGCGACATCATGTCCGTGTACACCAACGATGTGGATACCCTGCGCCAGATGCTCAGCCAGAGCATCCCGCAGCTGGTGTCCAGCGCCATTACCATTGTTTCGGTGTTCTTCAGCATGTGCATGCTCAGCTGGCAGCTGACGATCGTTACCATGCTGATGGTGGCGCTGATGATGTTCTTCTCCAAAAAGATCACCCAGCAGTCCGGCAAATACTTCATCCAGCAGCAGCGGGATCTGGGCAAGTTGAACGGCTACATCGAAGAGATGATGGAGGGCCAGAAGGTCGTCAAGGTGTTCACCCACGAACAGAAGGCGCTGGACGGTTTCCGCCAGCTGAACGACCAGCTGAAGGACAGCGCCAACAAAGCCAACAGCTTTGCCAACATCATGATGCCGGTCAACGCCCAGCTGGGCAACATCAGCTATGCCGTCTGCGCGCTGGCAGGCGCAGCCATGGCCGTGAGCGGCATGGGCGGCACGACCCTTGGCACGGTGGTGGCTTTCCTGAGCCTGAACAAGGGCTTCAACATGCCCATCAGTCAGGTGTCCATGCAGGCCAACAGCATCATCATGGCTCTGGCCGGTGCCGAGCGTATCTTCAAGATGATGGACGAAGAGAGCGAGACCGACGAGGGCTATGTCACGCTGGTCAACGCCAAGTATGACCGCGACGATAACCTTGTGGAAGCCACCGAGCGCACCGGCATCTGGGCATGGAAGCACCCGCACCACGACGGCACTACCACCTACCACAAGCTGGAAGGCAGCATCACCTTTACCGATGTAGACTTTGGCTATGTGCCGGAAAAAACCGTCCTGCACGATATCAATCTGTATGGCCGTCCGGGCCAGAAGATCGCCTTTGTCGGCTCTACCGGTGCCGGTAAGACCACCATCACCAACCTCATCAACCGGTTCTACGACATTCAGGACGGCAAGATCCGCTACGACGGCATCAACATCCACAAGATCAAAAAGGCCGATCTGCGCCGTTCTCTGGGCATCGTGCTGCAGGACACCCATCTGTTCACCGGCACGGTGATGGAGAACATCCGCTATGGCCGGCTGGAGGCCACCGATGAAGAGTGCATCGCCGCCGCCCGCCTTGCCAACGCGGATGGCTTCATCAAGCGCCTGCCGGAAGGCTACAACACCATGCTCACCGGCGATGGTGCCAACCTCTCGCAGGGCCAGCGCCAGCTGCTGGCCATCGCCCGTGCCGCCGTGGCAGATCCCCCGGTGCTGATCCTGGACGAGGCCACCTCCTCCATCGATACCCGCACCGAAGCGCTGGTGCAGCGCGGCATGGACGGCCTGATGTACGGCCGCACCAGCTTTGTCATTGCGCACCGCCTGTCCACCGTCCGCAATGCAGACTGCATCGTGGTGCTGGAGCAGGGCCGCATCATCGAGCGCGGCAGCCACGACGAGCTGATCGCTAAAAAAGGCAAGTATTACCAGCTGTACACCGGCAACCTTGCCGAAAACTAA
- a CDS encoding ABC transporter ATP-binding protein — MIKKLVSHLGEYKRAAVLTPLFAALEAVMDVLLPTIMAFIIDQGIEKGDMNAILKYGLLTFLVAVVALALGVLAGKYAAEASTGFAGNLRDAMYENIQHYSFSNIDKFSTAGLVTRMTTDVTNVQNAFQMIERMCVRAPVHLVFALFMAVMIGGPLSLIFVVAVVFLVAVLAGIMVPTFHIFDRVFKNYDALNASVQENVSAIRVVKSFVREGFENEKYTKACQSLYDQFVNAESRLSFNNPAMLTAVYGCNIALSWLGAKYVLHGAITTGQLNALFGYIMNILMALMMLSMAFVTISMSAASAKRIVEVLDETTDLPPAKQPVQQVKDGGIEFEHVTFKYKHGSGQPVLNDITFSIKPGETLGIIGGTGSAKSSLVQLIPRLYDAETGTVKVGGVDVRDYNLDVLRREVSMVLQKNVLFSGTILDNLRWGDENASEEECIRVAKLACADEFIERFPDKYNTWIEQGGSNVSGGQKQRLTIARALLRKPKVLILDDSTSAVDTATDAKIRKAFREEIPGTTKIIIAQRISSVQDADRILVLDNGKIDGLGTHEELLKTNAIYQEVYNSQTQGGGDFDKQGGEQ; from the coding sequence ATGATCAAAAAGTTAGTGTCACATCTGGGCGAGTATAAACGCGCCGCAGTCCTGACACCGCTCTTTGCCGCTCTGGAAGCCGTGATGGATGTGCTTTTGCCCACCATCATGGCCTTTATCATCGATCAGGGCATTGAAAAGGGCGATATGAACGCCATCCTCAAGTACGGCCTGCTCACCTTTCTGGTGGCTGTGGTCGCGCTGGCGCTGGGCGTTCTGGCCGGCAAATACGCCGCCGAGGCATCCACCGGCTTTGCCGGAAATCTGCGCGATGCCATGTATGAGAACATCCAGCATTATTCTTTTTCCAACATTGATAAATTCTCCACCGCAGGCCTTGTCACCCGTATGACCACCGACGTGACCAACGTACAGAACGCATTCCAGATGATCGAGCGCATGTGCGTGCGCGCCCCGGTGCATCTGGTGTTCGCCCTGTTCATGGCCGTGATGATCGGCGGCCCGCTGTCACTGATCTTCGTGGTGGCTGTGGTCTTTCTGGTGGCGGTGCTGGCAGGCATCATGGTGCCCACCTTCCACATCTTTGACCGGGTGTTCAAAAACTACGATGCCCTGAACGCTTCCGTGCAGGAAAACGTCTCCGCCATCCGCGTAGTGAAGAGCTTCGTGCGCGAGGGCTTTGAAAACGAGAAGTACACCAAAGCCTGCCAGAGCCTGTACGACCAGTTTGTGAACGCTGAGAGCCGCCTGAGCTTCAATAACCCTGCCATGCTCACCGCCGTTTACGGCTGCAACATCGCCCTGAGCTGGCTGGGTGCCAAGTACGTTCTGCATGGTGCCATCACCACCGGCCAGCTGAACGCTCTGTTCGGCTACATCATGAACATCCTCATGGCCCTGATGATGCTGAGCATGGCCTTTGTCACGATCTCCATGTCTGCCGCTTCCGCAAAGCGTATTGTGGAAGTGCTGGACGAGACCACCGACCTGCCCCCCGCAAAGCAGCCGGTGCAGCAGGTGAAGGACGGCGGCATCGAGTTCGAGCATGTCACCTTCAAGTATAAGCACGGCAGCGGCCAGCCGGTGCTGAATGATATCACCTTCAGCATCAAGCCCGGTGAGACCTTAGGTATCATCGGCGGCACTGGCAGCGCAAAATCCAGTCTGGTGCAGCTGATTCCCCGCCTGTATGATGCCGAGACCGGCACCGTGAAGGTGGGCGGCGTGGATGTGCGCGACTACAACCTCGACGTACTGCGCCGCGAGGTGTCCATGGTGCTGCAGAAGAACGTGCTGTTCAGCGGCACCATTCTCGATAACCTGCGCTGGGGCGACGAGAACGCCAGCGAGGAAGAGTGCATCCGTGTGGCAAAGCTGGCCTGCGCTGATGAGTTCATCGAGCGCTTCCCGGACAAATACAATACATGGATCGAGCAGGGCGGTTCCAACGTGTCTGGCGGCCAGAAGCAGCGCCTGACCATCGCCCGCGCCCTGCTGCGCAAGCCCAAGGTTCTGATTCTGGACGACTCCACCAGCGCCGTGGATACCGCTACTGATGCCAAGATCCGCAAGGCATTCCGGGAGGAGATTCCCGGCACCACCAAGATCATCATTGCACAGCGCATTTCCTCGGTGCAGGACGCTGACCGCATCCTTGTGCTGGATAACGGTAAGATCGATGGTCTGGGCACCCACGAAGAGCTGCTCAAGACCAACGCCATCTATCAGGAAGTTTACAACAGCCAGACCCAGGGCGGCGGCGACTTTGACAAACAGGGAGGTGAACAGTAA
- a CDS encoding MarR family winged helix-turn-helix transcriptional regulator, whose amino-acid sequence MMCDETKNECCNHADPPWEGPQVIPAQIRRVDNLIFRKINQFARENDVEQATPMHGWIIGYLYRHRDTPVFQRDIEREFSITRSTVTNILQLMERKGYIERRSVPQDARLKQLVLTEEGICFHEKTMLCFHQTDDYVAGLLTAEENTELLRLLNKLRDALQ is encoded by the coding sequence ATGATGTGTGACGAAACCAAAAACGAGTGCTGCAATCACGCCGATCCCCCTTGGGAAGGCCCACAGGTCATCCCGGCGCAGATCCGCCGGGTGGACAACCTGATCTTCCGCAAGATCAACCAGTTTGCCCGCGAAAATGACGTGGAGCAGGCCACCCCCATGCACGGGTGGATCATTGGGTATCTCTACCGCCACCGGGACACCCCCGTGTTCCAGCGGGACATTGAGCGGGAGTTCTCTATCACCCGCTCCACCGTGACCAACATCCTGCAGTTGATGGAGCGCAAGGGCTATATCGAGCGGCGCAGTGTTCCGCAGGACGCCCGGCTCAAGCAGCTGGTGCTCACCGAAGAGGGCATCTGCTTCCACGAAAAGACGATGCTCTGCTTCCACCAGACCGACGACTATGTGGCCGGGCTGCTGACAGCGGAGGAAAATACCGAGCTGCTGCGGCTTTTAAACAAGCTGCGGGATGCACTGCAGTGA
- a CDS encoding TVP38/TMEM64 family protein, whose protein sequence is MNFCLRQLGTLEFWETLLDSFGNLGPIAPITLAMVESFFPPLPLIAIVALNVAAHGGILGFLYSWTGVALGGSIMFLFWRRVVKCFFWKFASRSPKLEKAQQWVNRFDTSSLFMLALLPFAPSSFMHLAFGISDFDEKRYLITMLLGKGVMIAMMAVFGQSLVSSMKNPLYLVLAVLLWGGMYWVSKQFCKKHNLE, encoded by the coding sequence ATGAACTTTTGTCTGCGCCAGCTGGGAACGCTGGAGTTCTGGGAAACTCTGCTGGACAGTTTTGGCAACCTTGGCCCCATTGCCCCCATCACGCTGGCCATGGTGGAGTCGTTTTTTCCGCCGCTGCCGCTCATTGCCATTGTGGCGCTGAATGTAGCGGCTCACGGCGGCATTCTGGGTTTTCTGTACAGCTGGACCGGTGTGGCGCTGGGCGGCAGCATCATGTTCCTGTTCTGGCGGCGGGTGGTCAAGTGCTTCTTCTGGAAGTTTGCCTCCCGCTCGCCCAAGCTGGAAAAGGCTCAGCAGTGGGTGAACCGCTTTGACACTTCGTCGCTGTTCATGCTCGCGCTGCTGCCCTTCGCGCCAAGCTCCTTTATGCATCTGGCCTTTGGCATCTCGGACTTTGACGAAAAGCGCTATCTCATTACCATGCTGCTGGGCAAGGGCGTGATGATTGCCATGATGGCAGTGTTTGGGCAGTCGCTGGTCAGTTCCATGAAAAACCCGTTGTATCTGGTGCTGGCCGTTCTGCTGTGGGGCGGGATGTACTGGGTGAGCAAACAGTTCTGCAAAAAACACAATCTGGAATAA
- a CDS encoding 3'-5' exonuclease: MPRNLVLFDLEWNIGYQPYTFNYHGVQQTFRGEIVEIGAVKIDEDANVLDTFSIHLRPRIFRKLQHHIAKVTGLTQADLDKGEPIVQGLRRFMQWCGPDAEFAEWGMDDVPVLKQNLYLCNIDESKPTVWYDLQQVFLREHPRKEGEGMTLESVVTRLGLPMERQFHDALSDTLYTADVCRMLDLRAGLAAYPTEEESLRASLCPTPGDYRDFEVFRGYVEQYTWRTDPKIYTMSCPECGAPLTPDDVWLKKGSNSWYTLSQCPHCAGSSNAAGKGVFQRYKLARRDGLHWSYARCLQIPDDASLARWEKQRTAQLERMKARAEKQAAE, from the coding sequence ATGCCGCGCAATCTGGTTTTATTTGATCTGGAATGGAATATCGGCTACCAGCCGTATACCTTTAATTACCATGGCGTGCAGCAGACCTTCCGGGGCGAGATCGTGGAGATCGGTGCCGTGAAGATCGACGAGGATGCCAACGTGCTGGACACCTTTTCCATCCATCTGCGGCCCCGCATCTTCCGTAAGCTGCAGCATCACATTGCTAAAGTCACCGGCCTGACGCAGGCCGATCTGGACAAGGGTGAGCCCATCGTGCAGGGCCTGCGCCGCTTTATGCAGTGGTGCGGCCCGGATGCCGAATTTGCCGAGTGGGGCATGGATGACGTACCGGTGCTCAAGCAGAACCTGTACCTGTGCAACATCGATGAATCAAAGCCCACCGTCTGGTACGACCTGCAGCAGGTGTTCCTGCGGGAGCATCCCCGCAAAGAGGGCGAGGGCATGACGCTGGAAAGCGTCGTCACCCGCTTAGGGCTGCCCATGGAGCGGCAGTTCCACGATGCCCTTTCCGACACGCTGTACACCGCCGATGTCTGCCGGATGCTCGACCTGCGGGCCGGTCTTGCGGCCTACCCCACTGAAGAGGAATCCCTGCGGGCCAGCCTGTGCCCCACCCCCGGCGACTACCGGGATTTTGAGGTCTTCCGCGGCTATGTGGAGCAGTACACCTGGCGCACCGACCCCAAAATTTACACCATGAGCTGCCCGGAGTGCGGCGCACCACTGACTCCGGACGATGTATGGTTGAAAAAGGGCAGCAACAGCTGGTACACCCTGAGCCAGTGCCCCCACTGCGCCGGCAGCAGCAATGCCGCAGGCAAGGGTGTGTTCCAGCGCTACAAGCTGGCCCGCCGCGACGGCCTGCACTGGAGCTACGCCCGCTGCCTGCAGATCCCGGACGATGCTTCTCTTGCCCGGTGGGAAAAGCAGCGCACCGCCCAGCTGGAGCGTATGAAGGCCCGCGCAGAAAAGCAGGCTGCGGAGTAA